A stretch of Catenulispora sp. MAP5-51 DNA encodes these proteins:
- a CDS encoding F0F1 ATP synthase subunit gamma gives MAGQLRVYRRRIASVKATKQITRAQELIATARIVKAQQKVAASTPYAEEITRAVSAVASRSNASHALTTEREPQAGTRPKAAVLVVTSDRGFCGGYNSNVLREAEQLMQLLREQGKEPVRYVVGRKGVSYNSFRERPMAGTWVGFSDNPAYTDARTVADEVIEAFLAEDGIDEIHLVSTRFISMLSQQPTTVRILPLAYEETTEPPAGGVFPLYEFEPSPERVLDALLPHYVRARIYNAMLQSAASEHAARRRAMKSATDNASDLIDNLTRLANAARQADITQEISEIVGGANALADANVGSD, from the coding sequence ATGGCAGGCCAGCTCCGGGTATACCGGCGCCGGATCGCCTCGGTGAAGGCGACCAAGCAGATCACCCGGGCCCAGGAACTGATCGCCACCGCCCGGATCGTGAAGGCGCAGCAGAAGGTCGCCGCCTCCACGCCGTACGCGGAGGAGATCACGCGCGCCGTCTCGGCGGTCGCCTCGCGCTCCAACGCCTCGCACGCTCTGACCACCGAGCGCGAGCCGCAGGCCGGCACCCGGCCCAAGGCCGCCGTGCTCGTGGTCACCAGCGACCGCGGGTTCTGCGGCGGCTACAACTCCAACGTCCTGAGGGAAGCCGAGCAGCTGATGCAGCTGCTGCGCGAGCAGGGCAAGGAGCCGGTCCGCTACGTGGTGGGCCGCAAGGGCGTGTCGTACAACTCCTTCCGCGAGCGGCCGATGGCCGGCACGTGGGTCGGGTTCTCCGACAACCCGGCGTACACCGACGCCCGCACGGTCGCCGACGAGGTGATCGAGGCGTTCCTGGCCGAGGACGGGATAGACGAGATCCACCTGGTCTCGACCCGGTTCATCTCGATGCTCTCGCAGCAGCCGACCACGGTCCGGATCCTGCCGCTGGCGTACGAGGAGACCACCGAGCCCCCGGCCGGCGGGGTCTTCCCGCTGTACGAGTTCGAGCCGTCCCCGGAGCGGGTGCTGGACGCGCTGCTGCCGCACTACGTGCGCGCGCGCATCTACAACGCCATGCTCCAGTCGGCCGCCTCCGAGCACGCCGCCCGGCGCCGCGCGATGAAGTCCGCGACCGACAACGCCTCGGACCTGATCGACAACCTCACCCGGCTGGCGAACGCGGCCCGGCAGGCCGACATCACCCAGGAAATCAGCGAAATCGTGGGCGGCGCCAACGCGCTGGCCGACGCGAATGTGGGAAGTGACTGA
- the atpA gene encoding F0F1 ATP synthase subunit alpha, which produces MTELTIRPEEIRDALERFVASYEAPEASKDEVGTVTEIGDGIAKVEGLPSAMTNELLKFEDGTLGIALNLDVREIGVVVLGDYEGIEEGQRVARTGEILSTPVGDKFMGRVVNPLGEPIDGLGPIEAEGTRILELQAPGVMARQSVKEPLQTGIKAIDSMTPIGRGQRQLIIGDRQTGKTAVAVDTIINQKQNWASGDPKKQVRCIYVAIGQKGSTIAAVKGALEEAGAMEYTTIVASPASDPAGFKYLAPYTGSAIGQHWMYDGKHVLIVFDDLTKQAEAYRSMSLLLRRPPGREAYPGDVFYLHSRLLERCAKLSDEMGAGSMTGLPVIETKANDISAFIPTNVISITDGQCFFETDLFNSGVRPAINVGTSVSRVGGSAQVRAMRSVSGSLRVELAQFRDLEAFAAFASDLDDASKSQLARGQRMVEILKQGQYEPYPVEEQVAAIWIGTSGSVDDVPVADVRRFEKEFISFLKTDHAGVLASIRETGQLSDDTVSAFKDAVAQFKRGFELGDGTLLADQDKAEAMDQDNVGQATITKHKA; this is translated from the coding sequence ATGACGGAGCTCACGATCCGTCCGGAGGAGATCCGGGACGCGTTGGAGCGCTTTGTCGCTTCCTACGAGGCGCCCGAGGCGTCGAAGGACGAAGTCGGCACCGTCACCGAGATCGGTGACGGCATCGCCAAGGTCGAGGGCCTGCCCTCGGCCATGACCAACGAGCTGCTGAAGTTCGAGGACGGCACCCTGGGCATCGCCCTGAACCTGGACGTCCGCGAGATCGGCGTCGTGGTCCTGGGCGACTACGAAGGCATCGAGGAGGGGCAGCGGGTCGCGCGTACCGGCGAGATCCTGTCCACCCCGGTCGGTGACAAGTTCATGGGCCGGGTGGTGAACCCGCTGGGCGAGCCGATCGACGGCCTGGGCCCGATCGAGGCTGAGGGCACCCGCATCCTGGAGCTTCAGGCGCCGGGTGTCATGGCGCGCCAGTCGGTCAAGGAGCCGCTGCAGACCGGTATCAAGGCCATCGACTCGATGACCCCGATCGGCCGTGGTCAGCGTCAGCTGATCATCGGCGACCGGCAGACCGGCAAGACCGCGGTGGCCGTGGACACGATCATCAACCAGAAGCAGAACTGGGCGTCGGGCGACCCGAAGAAGCAGGTCCGCTGCATCTACGTCGCCATCGGTCAGAAGGGCTCGACCATCGCGGCCGTCAAGGGCGCGCTGGAGGAGGCCGGCGCGATGGAGTACACGACCATCGTCGCGTCCCCCGCCTCGGACCCGGCCGGTTTCAAGTACCTGGCGCCCTACACCGGCTCGGCCATCGGCCAGCACTGGATGTACGACGGCAAGCACGTCCTGATCGTCTTCGACGATCTGACCAAGCAGGCCGAGGCCTACCGCTCGATGTCGCTGCTGCTGCGCCGCCCGCCGGGGCGCGAGGCGTACCCCGGCGACGTTTTCTACTTGCACTCGCGTCTGCTGGAGCGCTGCGCGAAGCTGTCCGACGAGATGGGTGCGGGCTCGATGACCGGTCTGCCGGTCATCGAGACCAAGGCGAACGACATCTCGGCGTTCATCCCGACCAACGTCATCTCCATCACCGACGGTCAGTGCTTCTTCGAGACCGACCTGTTCAACTCCGGTGTCCGCCCGGCGATCAACGTGGGTACCTCGGTGTCCCGCGTCGGCGGTTCGGCGCAGGTGCGCGCGATGCGTTCGGTGTCGGGTTCGCTGCGTGTCGAGCTGGCCCAGTTCCGCGACCTGGAGGCGTTCGCCGCCTTCGCCTCGGACCTGGATGACGCCTCCAAGTCGCAGCTGGCCCGCGGTCAGCGCATGGTCGAGATCCTCAAGCAGGGCCAGTACGAGCCGTACCCGGTCGAGGAGCAGGTGGCCGCGATCTGGATCGGCACCTCGGGCTCGGTGGACGACGTGCCGGTGGCTGACGTGCGCCGCTTCGAGAAGGAGTTCATCTCCTTCCTGAAGACCGACCACGCTGGCGTCCTGGCCTCCATCCGTGAGACCGGCCAGCTCTCCGATGACACCGTCTCGGCGTTCAAGGACGCGGTCGCGCAGTTCAAGCGCGGCTTCGAGCTGGGCGACGGCACGCTGCTGGCGGACCAGGACAAGGCCGAGGCGATGGACCAGGACAACGTCGGCCAGGCCACGATCACCAAGCACAAGGCCTGA
- a CDS encoding F0F1 ATP synthase subunit delta, with protein MQGASREAARGGADRLDALTSAPGADIAAVADDLSAVSVAFGKDAALRRMLTDPARPAAQRADIATALLAGKIGADAAALVAGLARSRWSAPRDLADAVANLAVRADLAVAERDGKLDDVEDELFRLGRLLDSNGDLALALADGRVPADKRVALVDGLLSGKVDTTTYRLVGRLVANPRGRSISAGLTEIGKEAAARRQRLIAYVTAALPLTEQQRDRLAAVLKRLYGQQVHLNVDLDPAVLGGLSVRIGDEVIDGTVATRLGQAQRQLAG; from the coding sequence ATGCAGGGCGCCAGCCGCGAGGCTGCGCGGGGCGGAGCCGACCGCCTCGACGCGCTCACCTCGGCGCCGGGTGCTGACATCGCGGCCGTGGCCGACGACCTGTCGGCCGTGTCCGTGGCCTTCGGCAAGGACGCGGCGCTGCGCCGCATGCTGACCGACCCGGCCCGGCCGGCGGCCCAGCGCGCGGACATCGCGACCGCGCTGCTGGCCGGCAAGATCGGCGCCGACGCCGCCGCCCTGGTGGCCGGCCTGGCCCGGTCCCGCTGGAGCGCCCCGCGCGACCTGGCCGACGCGGTCGCGAACCTCGCGGTCCGTGCCGACCTGGCCGTGGCCGAGCGCGACGGCAAGCTGGACGACGTCGAGGACGAGCTGTTCCGGCTGGGCCGGCTGCTGGACTCCAACGGCGACCTGGCGCTGGCCCTGGCCGACGGCCGGGTTCCGGCCGACAAGCGGGTCGCGCTCGTCGACGGGCTGCTGTCCGGCAAGGTCGACACGACGACGTACCGCCTGGTGGGCCGACTGGTGGCCAACCCGCGCGGCCGGTCGATCAGCGCGGGCCTGACGGAGATCGGCAAGGAGGCGGCCGCGCGCCGCCAGCGGCTGATCGCCTATGTGACCGCGGCGCTCCCGTTGACCGAGCAGCAGCGCGACCGCCTCGCGGCGGTGCTCAAGCGGCTGTACGGCCAGCAGGTCCACCTGAACGTGGATCTGGACCCGGCGGTGCTGGGCGGGCTGTCGGTGCGGATCGGCGACGAGGTCATCGACGGCACCGTGGCGACCCGGCTGGGCCAGGCGCAGCGGCAGCTGGCCGGCTGA
- a CDS encoding F0F1 ATP synthase subunit B — translation MMPAANTAVVLAGEFNPVVPKGDELVIGTIAFLIIFVIFWKKLLPSIKKTLDERTDAIEGGMQRAEEAQAAAAALQEEYQRNLTEARHEAAKITQHAREQGADIVASMRADGTEQRDNLVSSGRAQLDADAAATRAALKGDLGTLAIQLASKIVGESLEDEARQRGTVDRFLAELEAKAEAQSGAKAGA, via the coding sequence ATGATGCCTGCTGCGAACACCGCAGTCGTGCTGGCCGGTGAGTTCAACCCGGTCGTGCCCAAGGGCGACGAGCTCGTCATCGGCACGATCGCGTTCCTGATCATCTTCGTGATCTTCTGGAAGAAGCTCCTGCCGAGCATCAAGAAGACCCTGGATGAGCGCACCGACGCCATCGAGGGCGGCATGCAGCGTGCCGAGGAGGCCCAAGCGGCCGCCGCCGCGCTGCAGGAGGAGTACCAGCGCAACCTGACCGAGGCGCGCCACGAGGCCGCCAAGATCACCCAGCACGCCCGCGAACAGGGTGCCGACATCGTCGCGTCGATGCGCGCCGACGGCACCGAGCAGCGCGACAACCTGGTGTCCTCCGGCCGGGCCCAGCTCGACGCCGACGCCGCCGCGACCCGCGCCGCGCTCAAGGGCGACCTGGGCACGCTGGCGATCCAGCTGGCGAGCAAGATCGTCGGCGAGTCGCTGGAAGACGAGGCCCGCCAGCGCGGCACCGTCGACCGGTTCCTGGCCGAGCTGGAAGCCAAGGCGGAAGCCCAGTCCGGTGCTAAGGCGGGTGCCTGA
- the atpE gene encoding ATP synthase F0 subunit C: protein MSAALTTLASTDIKLSGMGFLGYGLSAIGPGIGVGLIFGNGVQAMARQPEAAGMIRTNMFIGFALTEALALLGFVAPFVLK, encoded by the coding sequence ATGAGCGCTGCTCTGACCACCCTCGCCAGCACCGACATCAAGCTGTCCGGCATGGGCTTCCTCGGGTACGGTCTTTCGGCCATCGGCCCGGGCATCGGCGTCGGCCTGATCTTCGGCAACGGCGTGCAGGCCATGGCCCGCCAGCCCGAGGCCGCCGGCATGATCCGCACCAACATGTTCATCGGCTTCGCGCTGACCGAGGCGCTCGCGCTGCTCGGTTTCGTGGCGCCGTTCGTCCTGAAGTAA
- the atpB gene encoding F0F1 ATP synthase subunit A — translation MSLSLAAGVGALSTDSSGCHLFGSNNCGFSHVSPSSEDFDFSTRPAFHILGYGVTKPTLIVALIIVLMVAFGWAAFNKPKMVPRGVQNVGEVAYLFVRDRIARDSMGKQGDKYVPFLFSLFFFVWLMNIMSFVPGIQFPVSSVYAFPLALAIMVWLTYMYAGFKRHGLGYFRVLGVPSGVPLGILVILTPIELLSNIFIRPFTLGIRLFANMFAGHLLLATFAAGAWYMFSVKGIVFSGASFTMAIVMTGFELFIQALQAYIFVMLTASYLQGALEEAH, via the coding sequence ATGAGTCTTAGTCTTGCCGCCGGTGTCGGCGCACTGAGCACGGACAGCAGCGGTTGCCACCTCTTCGGCAGCAACAACTGCGGCTTCAGCCACGTCTCGCCGAGCTCGGAGGACTTCGACTTCTCCACCCGCCCGGCCTTCCACATCCTCGGCTACGGCGTCACCAAGCCGACCCTGATCGTCGCGCTGATCATCGTGCTGATGGTCGCCTTCGGCTGGGCCGCCTTCAACAAGCCGAAGATGGTCCCGCGCGGCGTGCAGAACGTCGGCGAGGTGGCCTACCTCTTCGTGCGCGACCGCATCGCGCGCGACTCGATGGGCAAGCAGGGCGACAAGTACGTGCCCTTCCTGTTCTCGCTCTTCTTCTTCGTCTGGCTGATGAACATCATGTCGTTCGTCCCGGGCATCCAGTTCCCGGTGAGCTCGGTATACGCCTTCCCGCTGGCCCTGGCCATCATGGTCTGGCTGACCTACATGTACGCCGGCTTCAAGCGGCACGGCCTGGGCTACTTCCGCGTCCTCGGCGTCCCGAGCGGCGTGCCGCTGGGCATCCTGGTCATCCTGACGCCGATCGAGCTGCTGTCGAACATCTTCATCCGGCCGTTCACCCTGGGCATCCGGCTCTTCGCGAACATGTTCGCCGGCCACCTGCTGCTGGCGACGTTCGCCGCCGGTGCCTGGTACATGTTCAGCGTCAAGGGGATCGTGTTCTCCGGCGCGTCCTTCACCATGGCGATCGTGATGACCGGCTTCGAGCTGTTCATCCAGGCGCTTCAGGCCTACATCTTCGTGATGCTGACCGCGAGCTACCTGCAGGGTGCTCTTGAGGAAGCGCACTAG
- a CDS encoding AtpZ/AtpI family protein, producing the protein MSSTRKPKTPTGRPEKKVDPASITGYLLTGMVLYGGLGWLIDKWAGTSNVFAPIGVIFGLAAGLYLTLRQVSVLERQEREALLRKRRALADVEPEDATAQQQDRQDQFDQHDR; encoded by the coding sequence ATGAGCAGTACACGCAAGCCGAAAACCCCCACCGGGAGACCCGAGAAAAAGGTCGATCCGGCCTCGATCACGGGCTACCTGCTGACGGGCATGGTCCTCTACGGCGGCCTGGGTTGGCTGATCGACAAGTGGGCCGGCACCTCGAACGTGTTCGCACCGATCGGGGTGATCTTCGGACTCGCCGCGGGTCTGTATCTCACGCTCCGGCAGGTGTCGGTGCTGGAGAGGCAGGAACGCGAAGCACTGCTCCGCAAGCGCCGCGCCCTGGCCGACGTCGAGCCCGAGGACGCGACCGCGCAGCAGCAGGACCGGCAGGACCAGTTCGACCAGCACGACCGATAG
- a CDS encoding glycosyltransferase family 4 protein — MREYLLAMTVALAVTLLLGGPVRALAIRLGLVPVIRERDVHETPKPRVGGLAMFIGLAAALTVAGHFPMLERDVYGESNTIQALLWGTFLVVVLGMVDDKFELDPLTKFAGQIFAASVMVVKGIQISWLVIPGIGIVAVDPTLSIVVSVFLVLVLMNAVNFVDGLDGLAAGITCIAGLASFAYCYRLAISYKLSGATAPALIAIVTVGICLGFLAHNWHPARMFMGDTGSMLLGMLLAATSITVMGGIDPYQLGAGLSQTSSVHKLVPAYLPLIMPISVTLLPIADMVMAVVRRTKAGMSPLAADKGHLHHRMLQIGHSKRRAVLIMYFWSALVAFVTVLFAVTPSRQPIVYGAIAMTLVGLLMLLGPRLGDHRERLRTKALRVGSAPTARHRAGAGSTGAPAEGESAIPAIAASAENGADNTNPDGGMRPRTLSR, encoded by the coding sequence GTGAGGGAGTACCTGCTCGCCATGACGGTGGCACTGGCGGTGACCCTCCTTCTCGGCGGCCCGGTCCGGGCGCTGGCCATCCGGCTGGGACTGGTCCCGGTGATCCGCGAGCGGGACGTGCACGAGACCCCCAAGCCCCGGGTGGGCGGGCTGGCCATGTTCATCGGACTGGCCGCCGCGCTGACCGTGGCCGGGCACTTCCCGATGCTGGAGCGCGACGTCTACGGCGAGTCCAACACCATCCAGGCGCTGCTGTGGGGCACCTTCCTGGTGGTGGTGCTGGGCATGGTGGACGACAAGTTCGAGCTGGACCCGCTGACCAAGTTCGCCGGCCAGATCTTCGCCGCCTCGGTGATGGTGGTGAAGGGGATCCAGATCAGCTGGCTGGTGATCCCCGGCATCGGCATCGTGGCCGTGGACCCGACGCTGTCCATCGTGGTGTCGGTGTTCCTGGTGCTGGTGCTGATGAACGCGGTGAACTTCGTCGACGGCCTGGACGGCCTGGCCGCCGGCATCACCTGCATCGCGGGCCTGGCCTCCTTCGCCTACTGCTACCGGCTGGCCATCAGCTACAAGCTCAGCGGCGCCACCGCCCCGGCGCTGATCGCGATCGTCACCGTCGGGATCTGCCTGGGCTTCCTGGCCCACAACTGGCACCCGGCCCGGATGTTCATGGGCGACACCGGCTCGATGCTGCTGGGCATGCTGCTGGCCGCGACCTCCATCACCGTCATGGGCGGCATCGACCCCTACCAGCTGGGCGCGGGACTGAGCCAGACCAGCTCGGTGCACAAGTTGGTGCCGGCCTACCTGCCGCTGATCATGCCGATCTCGGTCACCCTGCTGCCGATCGCCGACATGGTGATGGCCGTGGTGCGCCGCACCAAGGCCGGCATGTCCCCGCTGGCCGCCGACAAGGGCCACCTGCACCACCGGATGCTGCAGATCGGGCACTCCAAGCGCCGCGCCGTGCTCATCATGTACTTCTGGTCGGCGCTGGTCGCGTTCGTCACCGTGCTGTTCGCCGTGACGCCCTCGCGCCAGCCGATCGTCTACGGCGCCATAGCGATGACACTGGTGGGACTGCTGATGCTGCTGGGACCGCGCCTGGGCGACCACCGGGAGCGGCTGCGCACCAAGGCGCTGCGGGTGGGTTCGGCTCCCACGGCCCGGCACCGCGCCGGAGCCGGGAGCACCGGCGCGCCCGCCGAGGGCGAGTCGGCCATCCCGGCCATAGCCGCATCGGCGGAGAACGGCGCCGACAACACGAATCCCGACGGCGGCATGCGCCCCCGCACGCTGTCGCGTTGA
- a CDS encoding L-threonylcarbamoyladenylate synthase: MSRRFDCTDPEQRKTGLREAASAVRRGELVVMPTDTLYGIGADAFTNWAVRAMLEAKGRGLSMPSPVLVPSPATLHGLVAGMPAVGWELVDAFWPGGLTLVAMHQPTLTWDIGETRGTVAVRMPLHPVAIELLTETGPMAVSSANKGGMPAPQSAIEAQDQLGDAVSVYLDAGKVGAEGGASSIVDVTGTAPLLLREGALTFDQLREVAPTLTRAE, encoded by the coding sequence ATGAGCCGCCGATTCGACTGCACCGACCCCGAGCAGCGCAAGACGGGCCTCCGCGAGGCGGCCAGCGCCGTCCGGCGCGGCGAGCTGGTGGTGATGCCGACCGACACCCTGTACGGCATCGGGGCCGACGCGTTCACCAACTGGGCCGTCCGCGCCATGCTGGAGGCCAAGGGCCGCGGCCTGTCGATGCCCAGCCCCGTCCTGGTGCCCTCGCCCGCGACCCTGCACGGCCTGGTGGCCGGCATGCCCGCGGTCGGCTGGGAACTGGTCGACGCCTTCTGGCCCGGCGGCCTGACCCTGGTGGCGATGCACCAGCCGACCCTCACCTGGGACATCGGCGAGACCCGCGGCACCGTCGCGGTCCGCATGCCGCTGCACCCGGTGGCGATCGAACTGCTCACCGAGACCGGCCCGATGGCCGTCTCCAGCGCCAACAAGGGCGGCATGCCCGCCCCGCAGAGCGCGATCGAGGCCCAGGACCAACTCGGCGACGCGGTCTCGGTCTACCTGGACGCCGGCAAGGTCGGCGCCGAGGGCGGCGCGAGCTCCATCGTCGACGTCACCGGCACCGCCCCGCTCCTGCTGCGCGAAGGCGCGCTCACGTTCGACCAATTGCGGGAAGTGGCTCCGACGCTGACCCGCGCCGAGTAA
- the prmC gene encoding peptide chain release factor N(5)-glutamine methyltransferase: protein MLRAEIAQAALRLAEAGVGSPRHDAEELAAWVHGVRRAELHRVPDHDFDARYWEVVARRANREPLQHITGAAYFRYLELAVGPGVFVPRPETEVMVGWAIDKLRALDVAEPLIVDLCTGSGAIALSIAQEVPRARVHAVELSENAYTWAARNIAAAEAGERVTLHLADAVTALPELDGRVDVVVSNPPYIPLTEWEYVAPEARDHDPELALFSGPDGLDLIRGLERTAQRLLKPGGWAAFEHSDKQGGEVQRIFLEERGWAEASDHRDLTNRPRFVTARKG from the coding sequence TTGCTGCGCGCCGAGATCGCGCAGGCCGCGCTGCGCCTGGCCGAGGCCGGCGTCGGCTCGCCCCGGCACGACGCGGAGGAGCTGGCGGCCTGGGTGCACGGCGTGCGCCGCGCCGAGCTGCACCGGGTCCCCGACCACGACTTCGACGCCCGGTACTGGGAGGTCGTCGCCCGCCGCGCGAACCGCGAGCCGCTGCAGCACATCACCGGCGCCGCCTACTTCCGCTACCTGGAGCTCGCGGTCGGCCCGGGGGTGTTCGTCCCGCGGCCGGAGACCGAGGTGATGGTCGGCTGGGCCATCGACAAGCTGCGGGCGCTGGACGTCGCCGAGCCGCTGATCGTCGACCTGTGCACCGGCTCCGGCGCGATCGCGCTGTCGATAGCGCAGGAGGTCCCGCGCGCCCGGGTCCACGCCGTGGAGCTGTCGGAGAACGCCTACACCTGGGCCGCGCGCAACATCGCGGCGGCGGAGGCGGGGGAGCGCGTGACCCTGCACCTGGCGGACGCGGTGACCGCGCTGCCGGAACTGGACGGCCGGGTGGACGTGGTGGTCTCCAACCCGCCGTACATCCCGCTGACCGAGTGGGAGTACGTCGCCCCCGAGGCCCGCGACCACGACCCGGAGCTGGCGCTGTTCTCCGGCCCCGACGGCCTGGACCTGATCCGGGGCCTGGAGCGCACCGCGCAGCGGCTGCTGAAGCCCGGCGGCTGGGCCGCGTTCGAGCACTCCGACAAGCAGGGCGGCGAGGTGCAGCGCATCTTCCTGGAGGAGCGCGGCTGGGCCGAGGCGTCCGACCACCGGGACCTGACGAACCGGCCGCGGTTCGTGACGGCCCGCAAGGGCTGA
- the prfA gene encoding peptide chain release factor 1 has translation MFEVIDDLLAEYAELGTKLADPSVHADQDVARKLGKRYAELGPIAETYREYQSVGEDISAAEELAAEDPAFGEEIPGMQERRTVLEERLQKLLIPRDPMDEKNVILEIKGGEGGQESMLFAGDLLRMYMRFAERQGWKTEVLESTESDLGGYKDVQVAVKGRVNEAGEGVWARLKYEGGVHRVQRVPVTESQGRIHTSAAGVLVLPEAEEVEVDINANDLRIDVFRSSGPGGQSVNTTDSAVRITHLPTGVVVSCQNEKSQLQNKESAMRILRARLLAVAQEEADKEASDTRKSQIRTMDRSERIRTYNFPENRISDHRVGYKSYNLDQVLDGDLDAMIQACVDADTAAKLAAGGN, from the coding sequence ATGTTCGAGGTCATCGACGACCTGCTCGCCGAGTACGCCGAGCTGGGGACGAAGCTGGCGGACCCGTCCGTCCACGCCGACCAGGATGTCGCCCGCAAGCTCGGCAAGCGCTACGCCGAACTCGGCCCCATCGCCGAGACCTACCGGGAGTACCAGAGCGTCGGCGAGGACATCTCCGCCGCCGAGGAACTGGCCGCCGAGGACCCCGCCTTCGGCGAGGAGATCCCGGGGATGCAGGAGCGCCGCACCGTGCTGGAGGAGCGGCTGCAGAAGCTGCTGATCCCGCGCGACCCGATGGACGAGAAGAACGTCATCCTGGAGATCAAGGGCGGCGAGGGCGGGCAGGAGTCCATGCTCTTCGCCGGCGATCTGCTGCGCATGTACATGCGCTTCGCCGAGCGCCAGGGTTGGAAGACCGAGGTCCTGGAATCGACCGAGTCCGACCTCGGCGGTTACAAGGACGTGCAGGTCGCGGTCAAGGGCCGGGTCAACGAGGCCGGCGAGGGCGTCTGGGCGCGGCTGAAGTACGAGGGCGGCGTGCACCGCGTGCAGCGCGTGCCGGTGACCGAGTCGCAGGGCCGGATCCACACCTCGGCGGCCGGCGTGCTGGTGCTGCCCGAGGCCGAGGAGGTCGAGGTCGACATCAACGCCAACGACCTGCGCATCGACGTCTTCCGCTCCTCCGGCCCCGGCGGGCAGTCGGTCAACACCACCGACTCCGCGGTCCGCATCACGCACCTGCCCACCGGCGTGGTGGTGAGCTGCCAGAACGAGAAGTCGCAGCTGCAGAACAAGGAGTCCGCGATGCGCATCCTTCGCGCCCGCCTGCTGGCGGTGGCGCAGGAGGAGGCGGACAAGGAGGCCTCGGACACGCGCAAGTCGCAGATCCGGACCATGGACCGCTCCGAGCGCATCCGCACGTACAACTTCCCGGAGAACCGCATCAGCGACCACCGGGTCGGCTACAAGTCGTACAACCTGGACCAGGTGCTCGACGGCGACCTGGACGCGATGATCCAGGCCTGCGTCGACGCGGACACCGCCGCGAAACTCGCGGCCGGGGGCAACTGA
- the rpmE gene encoding 50S ribosomal protein L31, with the protein MKPDIHPSYQVTTVTCGCGATFQTRSTAPNGVIHAEVCSQCHPFYTGKQKILDTGGRVARFEARFGKKDASK; encoded by the coding sequence ATGAAGCCTGACATCCACCCGAGCTACCAGGTCACGACCGTGACCTGCGGCTGTGGCGCGACCTTCCAGACTCGCAGCACCGCGCCGAACGGCGTGATCCACGCCGAGGTCTGCTCGCAGTGCCACCCGTTCTACACCGGCAAGCAGAAGATCCTCGACACCGGCGGCCGCGTGGCGCGCTTCGAGGCTCGTTTCGGCAAGAAGGACGCCAGCAAGTAG
- a CDS encoding alpha/beta hydrolase family protein → MTITPASYPYGPHPSQVGELFVPEGAGPFPVVVLIHGGFWRTPFDRELMDPLAEDLAERGFAAWNIDYRRVGDGGGGESWRVTLDDVAASLDQLGALSAEHPLDTDRTALVGHSAGGHLALWLSSEFQVAAAVSQAGVANLYDAAADRLGVGSPREGLGVLDVPATMEFLGGSPEEVPDRYAAASPSALLPLETPLLLVHGDEDDRVPISQSRNFADAAREAGDEVELAEFPGMGHFEVLDPKHASWGRTLEFLERVLGSVE, encoded by the coding sequence GTGACGATCACCCCGGCGTCTTACCCGTACGGTCCCCATCCCTCCCAGGTCGGCGAGCTTTTCGTCCCGGAGGGTGCGGGGCCGTTCCCGGTTGTGGTGCTGATCCACGGCGGGTTCTGGCGCACCCCCTTCGACCGCGAGTTGATGGACCCGCTGGCCGAGGATCTGGCCGAGCGCGGCTTCGCGGCCTGGAACATCGACTACCGCCGGGTCGGCGACGGCGGGGGCGGGGAGTCCTGGCGCGTCACGCTGGACGACGTCGCCGCCTCGCTGGACCAGCTCGGCGCGCTGTCCGCCGAGCACCCGCTGGACACCGATCGCACGGCCCTGGTCGGGCACTCCGCCGGCGGTCACCTGGCACTGTGGCTGTCCTCGGAGTTCCAGGTCGCGGCCGCCGTCTCGCAGGCCGGGGTGGCCAATCTGTACGACGCGGCCGCCGATCGGCTGGGCGTCGGCTCCCCGCGCGAGGGCCTGGGCGTCCTGGACGTGCCGGCGACGATGGAGTTCCTCGGCGGCTCCCCGGAGGAGGTCCCGGACCGCTACGCGGCGGCCTCGCCCTCGGCGCTGCTGCCGCTGGAGACCCCGCTGCTGCTGGTGCACGGCGACGAGGACGACCGGGTGCCGATCTCGCAGTCGCGGAACTTCGCCGACGCGGCCCGGGAGGCCGGCGACGAGGTGGAGCTCGCGGAGTTCCCCGGCATGGGGCACTTCGAGGTGTTGGACCCGAAGCACGCCAGCTGGGGCCGGACGCTGGAGTTCCTGGAGCGGGTGCTCGGGAGCGTGGAATAA